The Brassica napus cultivar Da-Ae chromosome C7, Da-Ae, whole genome shotgun sequence genome has a segment encoding these proteins:
- the LOC106425557 gene encoding F-box/kelch-repeat protein At2g43270 isoform X1, with protein MGEEEEENPNQIYITTDVVEEILVRLPLKSILRFKTVSREWRSLMESRRFADRRMSVPKNRKFLAVGNQAQSRFQGDEEIEMVYLKCDEATRPSLTCDGVVCIPEPNWVSVLNPSTGEFNRFCSGPFHYENDMSTGVWWSEFNINSAMGFGKNEVTGKYKVVSMLFDHNHYQILDVDIGQWRKLVPPPYKVETRRKSACVKGSIYWLGLFRKYKILALDLHTEEFRDVQVLPPLLHSGAARIVNLDDRLAIADICMMKPGWNLEIWIMDAQEKTWCMTYSITLAHRVIPMHGRVIEEWSTLFTPLAVS; from the exons atgggggaagaagaagaagaaaaccctAATCAGATCTACATAACTACCGATGTGGTGGAAGAAATACTTGTTAGGCTGCCGTTAAAATCAATTCTCAGATTCAAAACCGTCTCGAGGGAATGGAGATCATTAATGGAGTCGAGGAGGTTCGCGGACAGGCGTATGAGTGTTCCAAAGAACCGAAAATTCTTGGCTGTCGGAAATCAGGCCCAATCGCGGTTCCAAGGAGACGAAGAGATCGAGATGGTTTACTTAAAGTGTGATGAAGCCACACGACCTTCTTTGACATGTGACGGTGTAGTTTGCATACCGGAACCGAATTGGGTCAGCGTTTTGAATCCTTCGACCGGAGAATTCAATAGATTCTGTAGTGGCCCCTTCCACTATGAGAACGACATGTCTACCG GAGTATGGTGGAGCGAATTCAATATAAACTCGGCGATGGGATTCGGTAAGAACGAAGTTACCGGGAAGTATAAAGTAGTGAGCATGTTGTTTGATCATAACCATTACCAGATTCTTGATGTTGACATTGGCCAATGGCGGAAACTGGTCCCGCCTCCTTACAAGGTTGAAACGAGAAGGAAGTCGGCTTGTGTGAAAGGATCCATCTACTGGTTAGGCCTTTTTCGTAAATATAAGATTCTAGCTTTAGATCTTCACACAGAAGAATTTCGGGATGTCCAGGTACTTCCTCCCCTTTTGCACTCGGGCGCAGCTCGGATAGTGAACCTTGATGATCGTCTAGCCATAGCTGACATCTGTATGATGAAACCTGGATGGAATCTAGAGATATGGATCATGGATGCACAAGAAAAAACATGGTGTATGACTTACTCCATAACTTTAGCACATAGAGTTATTCCAATGCACGGGAGAGTTATAGAGGAATGGTCAACTTTGTTCACGCCATTGGCTGTTTCTTAG
- the LOC106425557 gene encoding F-box/kelch-repeat protein At2g43270 isoform X2, producing MGEEEEENPNQIYITTDVVEEILVRLPLKSILRFKTVSREWRSLMESRRFADRRMSVPKNRKFLAVGNQAQSRFQGDEEIEMVYLKCDEATRPSLTCDGVVCIPEPNWVSVLNPSTGEFNRFCSGPFHYENDMSTGVWWSEFNINSAMGFGKNEVTGKYKVVSMLFDHNHYQILDVDIGQWRKLVPPPYKVETRRKSACVKGSIYWYFLPFCTRAQLG from the exons atgggggaagaagaagaagaaaaccctAATCAGATCTACATAACTACCGATGTGGTGGAAGAAATACTTGTTAGGCTGCCGTTAAAATCAATTCTCAGATTCAAAACCGTCTCGAGGGAATGGAGATCATTAATGGAGTCGAGGAGGTTCGCGGACAGGCGTATGAGTGTTCCAAAGAACCGAAAATTCTTGGCTGTCGGAAATCAGGCCCAATCGCGGTTCCAAGGAGACGAAGAGATCGAGATGGTTTACTTAAAGTGTGATGAAGCCACACGACCTTCTTTGACATGTGACGGTGTAGTTTGCATACCGGAACCGAATTGGGTCAGCGTTTTGAATCCTTCGACCGGAGAATTCAATAGATTCTGTAGTGGCCCCTTCCACTATGAGAACGACATGTCTACCG GAGTATGGTGGAGCGAATTCAATATAAACTCGGCGATGGGATTCGGTAAGAACGAAGTTACCGGGAAGTATAAAGTAGTGAGCATGTTGTTTGATCATAACCATTACCAGATTCTTGATGTTGACATTGGCCAATGGCGGAAACTGGTCCCGCCTCCTTACAAGGTTGAAACGAGAAGGAAGTCGGCTTGTGTGAAAGGATCCATCTACTG GTACTTCCTCCCCTTTTGCACTCGGGCGCAGCTCGGATAG